The following are encoded together in the Callithrix jacchus isolate 240 chromosome 19, calJac240_pri, whole genome shotgun sequence genome:
- the MAPKAPK2 gene encoding MAP kinase-activated protein kinase 2 isoform X1, translating to MYASLTLGNACLPFPAICHLHLGHLILSASFRHFVAGSPPPCCIITAPLHLSQSAPASHVSSRLDAFPLPVHFLPSLSPGHPSPLLVQSSWSVDCILTSYEDARSMLQDCPKARREVELHWRASQCPHIVRIVDVYENLYAGRKCLLIVMECLDGGELFSRIQDRGDQAFTEREASEIMKSIGEAIQYLHSINIAHRDVKPENLLYTSKRPNAILKLTDFGFAKETTSHNSLTTPCYTPYYVAPEVLGPEKYDKSCDMWSLGVIMYILLCGYPPFYSNHGLAISPGMKTRIRMGQYEFPNPEWSEVSEEVKMLIRNLLKTEPTQRMTITEFMNHPWIMQSTKVPQTPLHTSRVLKEDKERWEDVKEEMTSALATMRVDYEQIKIKKIEDASNPLLLKRRKKARALEAAALAH from the exons ATGTATGCCAGCCTTACTCTTGGAAATGCTTGTTTGCCCTTCCCTGCCATCTGCCATCTCCATCTTGGCCATCTGATCTTATCTGCAAGCTTCAGACACTTTGTGGCAGGTTCTCCCCCTCCCTGTTGTATCATCACAGCTCCACTCCATCTCAGTCAGTCAGCACCTGCTTCCCACGTTTCTTCCCGCCTGGATGCCTTCCCTCTGCCTGTCCATTTTCTTCCTAGCCTGTCTCCTGGACACCCTAGCCCTCTGCTTGTCCAAAGCAGCTGGAGTGTGGACTGCATCTTGACTTCCTATGAAGATGCTAGATCT ATGCTTCAGGACTGCCCCAAGGCCCGCAGGGAGGTGGAGCTGCACTGGCGGGCCTCCCAGTGCCCGCACATCGTGCGGATCGTGGATGTCTATGAGAATCTGTACGCAGGGAGGAAGTGCCTGCTGATTGTCATGGAATG TTTGGACGGTGGAGAACTCTTTAGCCGAATCCAGGACCGAGGAGATCAGGCGTTCACAGAAAGAG AAGCATCCGAAATCATGAAGAGCATTGGTGAGGCCATCCAGTATCTGCACTCAATCAACATTGCCCATCGGGATGTCAAG cctGAGAATCTCTTATACACCTCCAAAAGGCCCAACGCCATCCTGAAACTCACAGACTTTGGCTTTGCCAAGGAAACCACCAGCCACAACTCTTTGACCACTCCTTGTTATACGCCATACTATGTGG CTCCAGAAGTGCTGGGCCCAGAGAAGTATGACAAGTCCTGTGACATGTGGTCCCTGGGTGTCATCATGTACATCCT GCTGTGTGGGTATCCCCCCTTCTACTCCAACCATGGCCTTGCCATCTCTCCGGGCATGAAGACTCGCATCCGAATGGGCCAGTATGAATTTCCCAACCCAGAATGGTCAGAAGTATCAGAGGAAG TGAAGATGCTCATTCGGAACCTGCTAAAAACAGAGCCCACCCAGAGAATGACCATCACCGAGTTTATGAACCATCCCTGGATCATG caATCAACAAAGGTCCCTCAAaccccactgcacaccagccggGTCCTGAAGGAGGACAAGGAGCGGTGGGAGGATGTCAAG GAGGAGATGACCAGTGCCTTGGCCACAATGCGAGTTGACTATGAGCAGATCAAGATAAAAAAGATTGAAGATGCATCCAACCCTCTGCTGCTGAAGAGGCGGAAGAAAGCTCGGGCCCTGGAGGCCGCGGCCCTGGCCcactga